In one Balaenoptera musculus isolate JJ_BM4_2016_0621 chromosome 20, mBalMus1.pri.v3, whole genome shotgun sequence genomic region, the following are encoded:
- the MFSD6L gene encoding major facilitator superfamily domain-containing protein 6-like — protein MSANPQWDISRALGVARFFHLVCGVRDACVTPFLTLYLRQLGLAAPWVGILMGTKHLISAFWAPFCAFLAKSYQKRRVLLIGSLLGSVGASLLMVLVPPLDRDPGYRSCNGSHSVTATVPPPGVALTVNVTSAPEPAPNHPAPSLPAERSTGVAPADGFRGGPGESGQEPFSRLPSSFVGSIQGTRTTSRVLLHPITSRVKDTPQEGAFRVVSPALPLLAGGMALASPSNQSAAEGKAGTLDLSWEGLRWTFILSLGSVVCWELLTSPLEQVADDSLYEYLDFVDATDRYRSLWIWRPLGMSAGVCGISALVGQLDCFLTTNGPRGAVHFYGYSLVSTLALLVSIAFPVPVCRRWEPSYKMVKALSLVGGDPRLITLALTVFLIGTATSTVQNFLFWHMKDHESSELVMGFSVALGWLGEILLHPLKTPLLRKLSRVGTVGLGLGCLAGQLLYFSFLWSWWSVLPAQILSAISHGALWWAVGASIEHLATPGTERPLSAMFRSHFYGGGASLGSFVGGFVVMRFSLAVLYRACCVVLLLWLALFLSIQPRLPQERKINYSKLLAVEASDTSDSEQGTERDWLVKAMRDEHSDWRG, from the coding sequence ATGAGCGCCAACCCCCAGTGGGACATCAGCAGGGCGCTGGGGGTGGCCAGGTTCTTCCATCTGGTGTGCGGGGTCCGGGATGCCTGCGTGACCCCGTTCCTGACCCTCTACCTGCGGCAGCTGGGCTTGGCCGCGCCCTGGGTGGGCATCCTAATGGGAACCAAGCACCTGATCTCAGCCTTCTGGGCTCCCTTCTGTGCCTTCCTGGCCAAAAGCTACCAGAAGCGGAGGGTGCTTCTGATAGGCTCGCTGCTCGGCTCGGTGGGAGCCAGCCTGTTGATGGTCCTGGTGCCGCCCTTGGACAGAGACCCAGGGTACCGCTCGTGTAATGGAAGCCACAGTGTGACCGCCACGGTCCCACCACCGGGGGTCGCACTCACTGTGAACGTCACCTCCGCCCCAGAGCCAGCTCCGAACCACCCAGCGCCCAGCCTCCCAGCCGAGAGGAGTACTGGGGTCGCCCCAGCCGATGGCTTCAGAGGAGGGCCTGGGGAAAGTGGCCAAGAACCTTTCAGCCGTCTGCCCAGCTCCTTTGTGGGCTCCATCCAAGGAACCAGGACCACATCCCGAGTTCTCCTCCATCCTATTACTTCAAGAGTGAAAGATACTCCCCAGGAAGGTGCTTTTAGGGTGgtcagccctgccctccctttGCTCGCTGGGGGTATGGCGTTGGCAAGTCCGTCCAACCAGTCGGCAGCCGAGGGGAAGGCGGGGACCCTCGACCTCTCCTGGGAAGGGTTGCGGTGGACTTTCATCCTCTCCCTGGGCTCCGTGGTGTGCTGGGAGCTGCTGACATCCCCTCTGGAGCAGGTGGCAGATGACAGCCTTTATGAATACCTGGATTTTGTGGACGCCACTGACCGCTACAGAAGCCTGTGGATCTGGAGGCCGCTCGGCATGTCGGCAGGCGTGTGTGGCATCTCAGCCTTGGTGGGGCAGCTGGACTGCTTCCTAACGACAAATGGCCCCCGGGGTGCAGTGCACTTCTACGGCTACTCACTGGTCAGCACCCTGGCTTTACTGGTGAGCATTGCCTTTCCCGTCCCCGTCTGCAGGCGGTGGGAGCCCAGCTACAAAATGGTCAAAGCCCTGTCTCTCGTAGGCGGTGACCCCCGCCTCATCACCCTCGCCCTCACTGTCTTCTTGATAGGAACCGCCACCAGCACCGTGCAGAACTTCCTGTTCTGGCACATGAAAGACCACGAGAGCAGCGAGCTGGTCATGGGCTTCTCAGTGGCCCTGGGCTGGCTGGGGGAAATTCTACTTCATCCTCTCAAAACTCCGTTGCTTAGGAAGCTGTCCAGGGTGGGCACGGTGGGGCTAGGGCTGGGCTGCCTGGCGGGGCAGCTGctgtatttctctttcctctggagCTGGTGGTCCGTCCTCCCCGCTCAGATCTTGAGCGCCATCAGCCACGGGGCTCTGTGGTGGGCAGTCGGGGCCTCCATAGAGCATCTGGCCACTCCAGGAACAGAGAGACCTCTGAGTGCCATGTTCCGAAGCCACTTTTACGGGGGCGGGGCCAGCCTGGGCAGCTTCGTTGGGGGCTTCGTGGTGATGCGCTTCAGCTTAGCTGTGCTCTACCGGGCCTGCTGCGTGGTCCTGTTGCTCTGGCTGGCCTTGTTCCTGTCCATCCAGCCCAGACTGCCCCAAGAGCGGAAAATCAACTACTCTAAGCTGCTGGCCGTGGAGGCCAGTGACACGAGTGACTCTGAGCAGGGGACCGAACGGGACTGGCTTGTGAAGGCCATGAGGGACGAACACTCAGACTGGAGGGGCTGA